One genomic window of Chitinophagaceae bacterium includes the following:
- a CDS encoding sulfotransferase produces MNSIIKPGFFVVGAPKSGTTSLYEYLKQHPQVYLPRIKELNFFCTDLHFRFPLLDEQKFLAYYKDYKNEIAIGEVSVWNLYSTIAAHQIQVFNPEAKIIILLRNPVDMMYALHSNHVFNDNENITDFEEALNAQAERKKGLRISPAIKCPVEGLYYFDVASYALQVKKYLELFGAENVKVILFDDFIADTEIIYLDILRFIGVDEMLPAAFKVYNASKTIRSGFIRQLTVHTPSIIKKAGKWIFPHQSARRDWLMYWLWKVNTKERKRSALNPVLRKKISVMMKAEIDTLEKILGRNLDQWRV; encoded by the coding sequence ATGAATAGTATTATAAAACCCGGATTCTTTGTCGTAGGTGCACCTAAAAGCGGTACCACCTCACTGTATGAATATCTGAAACAGCATCCGCAGGTATATCTTCCCAGGATTAAAGAGCTGAATTTTTTTTGTACCGATCTTCATTTCAGGTTTCCATTGCTTGATGAACAAAAGTTTCTGGCTTATTACAAAGATTATAAAAATGAAATTGCCATTGGTGAAGTTTCTGTCTGGAATTTATACTCCACCATTGCTGCGCATCAAATTCAAGTATTCAATCCTGAAGCAAAAATTATTATTCTTTTGCGCAATCCTGTCGACATGATGTATGCGCTTCACAGCAACCATGTTTTCAATGACAATGAAAACATCACTGATTTTGAAGAAGCATTAAATGCACAGGCTGAACGCAAAAAAGGGTTGCGGATTTCTCCTGCTATTAAATGCCCGGTTGAAGGACTGTATTATTTTGATGTTGCATCATACGCTCTGCAGGTAAAGAAATACCTCGAATTATTTGGAGCTGAAAATGTGAAAGTGATTTTGTTTGATGACTTTATTGCTGATACAGAAATAATTTACCTCGATATTTTAAGGTTCATTGGAGTGGATGAAATGTTACCTGCTGCATTTAAAGTATACAACGCCAGCAAAACCATACGCAGCGGATTTATCCGGCAATTGACAGTCCACACTCCTTCAATAATTAAGAAAGCGGGAAAATGGATTTTCCCGCATCAATCTGCCCGTCGTGACTGGCTGATGTATTGGCTGTGGAAAGTAAATACTAAAGAAAGAAAGCGATCTGCGTTAAATCCGGTGTTACGAAAGAAAATATCAGTAATGATGAAGGCCGAGATTGACACATTGGAAAAAATATTGGGGCGCAACCTCGATCAATGGCGCGTTTGA
- a CDS encoding glycosyltransferase family 4 protein has product MRKKILFITRWYPNRVDKLDGNFIENHARAVSMFADLAVLYVGADPTMSDKSYACDVSTEHGFTVVRVWYRNNDVSTKINGRIIKFFRYLKATNIGWRQTKKLFGLPDVNHVHIFTRPVLLAFYLRFRYRIPFLITEHSSHFVHDLPVLLPPMKWFAQYAARQARIITAVSKTLQEAMNAFGLHGNYRIVPNVVFVNEIPSEKKQEITVVNIIAIGGLTDQRKNIAGLIQTFAAIHMQLPDARLNIVRPVSDQKLYELAKETGLLKTKIFFHDYLSNDEVYALLADCAFLVVNSISETFSMAAAEALACGKPVITTRCGGPEEFIDEQTGVLIDVDAPDQLSAALISMYEKYNEFRPEKLKQYATDHFSAQIVGKKFMDIYDQLAPQTRH; this is encoded by the coding sequence ATGCGTAAAAAAATACTGTTCATCACCAGGTGGTATCCGAACCGTGTGGACAAGCTTGATGGAAATTTTATCGAGAATCATGCGCGCGCGGTTTCCATGTTTGCCGATCTCGCCGTATTGTATGTAGGTGCCGATCCAACTATGAGTGACAAGTCGTATGCCTGTGATGTTTCCACTGAACATGGTTTCACGGTAGTACGTGTATGGTACCGGAACAATGATGTTTCTACAAAAATCAATGGCCGTATTATAAAATTCTTCCGGTATCTGAAAGCAACTAATATCGGCTGGAGGCAGACAAAAAAACTATTCGGACTTCCGGACGTGAATCACGTTCACATTTTTACACGACCGGTATTACTTGCATTTTATCTCAGATTCCGTTACAGGATTCCATTTCTGATTACCGAACATTCGAGCCATTTCGTGCATGATCTGCCTGTGCTTTTGCCACCTATGAAATGGTTTGCGCAATATGCAGCACGGCAGGCAAGAATAATAACAGCCGTTTCAAAAACGCTGCAGGAAGCCATGAACGCATTTGGTCTTCATGGTAATTACCGCATTGTTCCTAATGTTGTTTTTGTAAATGAAATACCTTCTGAAAAAAAACAGGAAATAACTGTAGTAAATATCATTGCAATAGGCGGACTTACTGATCAGCGTAAAAATATTGCAGGCCTCATTCAGACTTTTGCCGCTATACATATGCAGTTGCCCGATGCACGACTCAATATTGTGCGGCCGGTATCAGATCAAAAACTATATGAGCTTGCGAAAGAAACCGGACTGCTTAAAACAAAAATTTTCTTTCATGATTATTTATCCAATGATGAAGTATACGCATTGCTTGCGGATTGCGCCTTCCTGGTAGTGAACAGTATTTCAGAAACATTTTCAATGGCTGCGGCTGAAGCGCTGGCCTGCGGAAAACCAGTAATCACTACCCGTTGTGGAGGACCGGAAGAATTTATCGATGAACAAACCGGCGTGTTGATTGATGTTGACGCACCGGATCAATTGTCAGCAGCCCTGATAAGCATGTATGAAAAGTATAACGAATTCCGGCCTGAAAAATTAAAGCAATACGCAACGGATCATTTTTCAGCGCAAATAGTCGGAAAGAAATTTATGGATATCTATGATCAACTTGCTCCTCAAACGCGCCATTGA
- the cadA gene encoding cadmium-translocating P-type ATPase: MKTDIENKEVELNVEGMTCSSCAMTVTKFLEKRGMKEVYVDFSSGAVKFQPNGNFNAVEISNGIEGLGYHVNSKSTVESTNGIISWMKTLDAKFYLSLVFTIPLLLHMVLPLPFLHNPVVQLLLCLPVMLIGWQHFGKSAFGSLREGVPNMDVLIFVGSSAAFIYSVVGLFIYHDANYLFFETAASIITLVLLGNLIEKRSVKRTRSAVTELNKLQPQKAKRIDFYGDEAFEVISEVDHHDIKTGDYFLVNTGDRIPADGKIVWGNGWADESMITGESIPVEKKNGDALITGTVLHEGTVKMKALATGKQTVLAHIIELVNDAQRNKPDIQRLADKITAIFVPVVFMISVVTFISSYFLFDLSFRQSLMSSIGVLVISCPCAMGLATPTAVMVGIGRAAKKGILIKGAQSLETLISVKAIVFDKTGTLTTGKFKIKRMQSLGISETDLKSILVSVEKFSSHPIAASLVDELKNEISFSLHQVSEKKGVSISGFDEAGNKYEAGSYQIAKDHTNDPSFNVYVLKNDQLVGMAEVRDEIRGEAKTALEYFKKSGIKTVLLSGDREAACNSIAAELGIDVFYAEKSPEEKLNIIHQLMHTSAVAMVGDGVNDAPALTAATIGISLSNATQIAIDAAQIILLHNDLGLLPEAFRISKHTLLTIKQNLFWAFCYNIIAIPIAAFGLLRPVVGAASMAFSDVMVIGNSLRLRAKKLS, translated from the coding sequence ATGAAAACTGATATAGAAAATAAGGAAGTTGAGCTGAATGTAGAAGGAATGACGTGCTCGAGCTGTGCGATGACAGTGACAAAATTTCTGGAGAAACGCGGCATGAAGGAAGTATATGTTGACTTTTCATCCGGCGCAGTGAAGTTTCAGCCCAATGGAAATTTTAATGCTGTGGAGATTTCAAATGGCATTGAAGGATTGGGTTATCATGTTAATTCAAAGTCAACAGTTGAATCAACTAACGGAATAATAAGTTGGATGAAAACGCTGGATGCAAAATTCTATCTGTCACTTGTCTTCACCATTCCTTTATTGTTGCACATGGTATTGCCATTGCCATTTCTTCATAACCCTGTCGTTCAACTTCTGCTTTGCCTGCCTGTAATGCTGATCGGTTGGCAGCATTTTGGAAAAAGCGCCTTCGGATCTTTAAGAGAGGGTGTTCCGAATATGGACGTGCTTATTTTTGTTGGAAGTAGTGCGGCATTTATTTACAGCGTTGTCGGCCTGTTCATTTATCACGATGCTAATTACCTGTTTTTTGAAACAGCGGCTTCCATCATAACCCTGGTTTTACTTGGTAACCTGATTGAAAAAAGATCAGTAAAGCGAACACGGTCAGCCGTAACAGAACTCAATAAGCTTCAGCCTCAGAAGGCAAAGCGAATTGATTTTTATGGCGATGAAGCATTTGAAGTGATCTCTGAAGTAGATCATCATGATATTAAAACCGGAGATTATTTTTTAGTGAACACAGGCGACAGAATTCCCGCTGATGGAAAGATTGTGTGGGGAAACGGCTGGGCAGACGAATCAATGATTACCGGAGAAAGTATTCCGGTAGAAAAGAAAAATGGCGATGCACTGATCACCGGTACAGTATTGCACGAAGGAACCGTGAAGATGAAAGCACTGGCAACCGGTAAGCAAACAGTACTTGCACATATCATTGAATTGGTAAATGATGCGCAGCGAAACAAACCCGACATTCAACGGCTCGCAGACAAGATCACTGCCATTTTTGTTCCTGTAGTGTTTATGATATCTGTCGTTACTTTCATCTCCAGCTATTTTCTTTTTGATCTTTCTTTCAGGCAAAGCCTTATGAGCAGCATTGGTGTGCTGGTAATTTCTTGTCCTTGCGCCATGGGACTGGCAACGCCAACTGCCGTGATGGTCGGCATCGGACGCGCTGCTAAAAAAGGAATTCTGATTAAGGGTGCACAATCGCTGGAAACACTCATCAGCGTGAAAGCAATTGTGTTTGACAAAACAGGAACGTTGACAACCGGCAAATTCAAAATCAAGCGGATGCAAAGTTTGGGCATCTCAGAAACAGACCTGAAAAGCATTCTCGTGAGTGTGGAAAAATTTTCATCACATCCTATCGCTGCTTCTCTTGTTGATGAGCTTAAAAATGAAATCAGTTTTTCTCTCCATCAGGTAAGTGAAAAGAAAGGGGTCTCGATTTCAGGATTTGATGAAGCAGGTAATAAATATGAGGCAGGTTCTTATCAGATTGCGAAAGATCATACAAACGATCCATCCTTCAATGTTTATGTTTTGAAGAACGATCAACTTGTTGGAATGGCAGAGGTACGTGATGAAATTCGCGGTGAAGCGAAAACGGCCCTCGAATACTTTAAAAAATCCGGCATTAAAACCGTGCTGTTAAGCGGCGACCGCGAGGCAGCCTGTAATTCCATCGCTGCGGAATTAGGTATTGATGTTTTCTATGCAGAGAAATCTCCTGAAGAAAAACTGAACATTATTCATCAGCTTATGCATACATCTGCGGTTGCAATGGTGGGAGATGGCGTAAATGACGCTCCTGCTCTTACAGCAGCCACCATCGGCATCTCGTTGAGCAATGCAACACAAATTGCCATTGATGCTGCGCAAATTATTTTGCTTCACAACGATCTTGGGTTATTGCCGGAAGCATTCCGGATCAGTAAACACACACTCCTTACGATAAAGCAGAACTTATTCTGGGCATTCTGTTATAACATCATCGCCATTCCGATTGCTGCTTTTGGGCTGTTACGTCCAGTGGTGGGTGCCGCTTCCATGGCTTTCTCCGATGTGATGGTGATTGGCAACTCACTCCGACTCCGCGCAAAAAAATTATCTTAG
- a CDS encoding superoxide dismutase — protein MKTVTKKSRREFIKNGTLAAAGAISLISLDWNTSTAATLFTDESFHPVDDSTFKLPPLPYAYDALEPYIDAKTMEIHYTKHHQGYIDKLNAAIEKAPELKGRSLDALLSNIDKLPEGSRAAIRNQGGGNWNHTFFWQVIGPKSDVLPTGKLKDAMVTKWETMDKFKEEFSKAGMGVFGSGWVWLVTDSSGKLSIVTTPNQDNTIMDISKDKGKPVFGVDVWEHAYYLKHQNKRVDYLTDIWNVVNWKKVMELYGN, from the coding sequence ATGAAAACAGTAACAAAGAAATCCCGCAGAGAATTCATTAAGAACGGAACATTGGCAGCTGCCGGTGCTATCAGTCTTATTTCCCTTGATTGGAATACATCAACTGCCGCCACTTTATTCACTGATGAATCATTCCATCCAGTTGATGACAGCACATTCAAGCTGCCTCCTTTGCCCTATGCGTATGATGCACTGGAACCATATATTGATGCAAAAACAATGGAGATTCATTATACCAAACATCATCAGGGTTACATAGACAAATTGAATGCAGCGATAGAAAAGGCACCAGAATTGAAAGGCCGTTCCTTAGATGCATTGCTATCAAACATTGATAAATTACCGGAGGGTTCACGTGCTGCCATTCGCAACCAGGGCGGTGGTAACTGGAATCATACTTTTTTCTGGCAGGTGATCGGACCAAAATCTGATGTGCTGCCTACCGGGAAACTGAAGGATGCGATGGTGACAAAATGGGAAACCATGGATAAGTTTAAAGAAGAATTCAGTAAAGCAGGAATGGGTGTTTTTGGTTCAGGCTGGGTTTGGCTGGTGACGGATAGCAGTGGTAAATTATCCATTGTTACTACACCGAACCAGGACAATACGATAATGGATATTTCAAAAGACAAAGGCAAACCTGTTTTCGGCGTTGATGTTTGGGAACATGCTTATTATCTTAAACATCAGAATAAGCGCGTTGACTATCTCACCGACATCTGGAATGTGGTGAATTGGAAGAAAGTGATGGAGCTTTATGGGAATTGA
- a CDS encoding MATE family efflux transporter: MIAKNPYTSYKNIFLIAWPIMLGSLGQNFIYLVDTSFIGRVGEADMGGSAIGGIYYFLLFNIGYAMNIGMQVMIARRKGEGNNAAIGEVLDHQLRMVLLLGTVEFILMHFLSGKILASIIQSDIILEKAAYFLHYRSYGILFGLLNSCFMSFFIGIGNTRVTVWTTGAMVGINIFFLYCFVFGNFGFPVLGVGGAGLASSIAEASVTAVFIIYFLVKKFRIDYHLFQFTKIKFKLIISMLNLATPLMFQQVISVGSWWLFFLAIEHLGEHPLAISNLVRGLYTFYGIPVWALASTVNSMTSNLLGQGKPDDVIPLIKKVSFISIGFSVFFGLLINIFPVATLSVYTNDKDLIIDSIPTLRTLTFAIALFSFSILTIFAVSGSGATKVSLLIEIVAIVFYVSYTIVSAVVLHWSLPAIWLAESVYWIVTFVMCAWYLKNGRWMDKKI; encoded by the coding sequence ATGATAGCAAAAAATCCATACACTTCCTATAAGAACATTTTCCTCATCGCCTGGCCGATCATGCTGGGATCGTTGGGGCAGAATTTCATTTACCTGGTTGATACCTCATTTATCGGTCGTGTTGGCGAAGCTGATATGGGTGGAAGCGCAATTGGCGGCATCTATTATTTCCTGTTGTTCAATATCGGCTACGCCATGAATATTGGTATGCAAGTGATGATTGCCAGAAGAAAAGGGGAAGGTAACAATGCGGCCATTGGTGAGGTGCTCGATCATCAGCTAAGAATGGTGCTTTTGCTCGGCACAGTGGAGTTTATCCTAATGCATTTCTTATCAGGAAAAATTCTTGCAAGCATTATTCAGTCAGATATAATTTTAGAGAAGGCCGCTTATTTTTTACACTACCGTTCTTATGGTATTCTGTTTGGCTTGCTGAATTCCTGCTTTATGTCATTCTTTATTGGCATTGGTAATACGAGAGTTACCGTATGGACAACGGGAGCAATGGTGGGCATTAACATATTTTTTCTTTACTGCTTCGTGTTTGGCAACTTCGGATTTCCGGTATTGGGTGTTGGCGGCGCTGGCCTTGCCTCTTCTATCGCGGAAGCTTCGGTTACAGCAGTTTTTATTATTTATTTTTTGGTGAAGAAATTCAGAATTGATTATCATCTTTTCCAGTTTACAAAAATCAAATTCAAGTTGATTATCAGCATGCTGAACCTTGCAACACCGCTCATGTTTCAACAGGTTATCAGCGTGGGATCGTGGTGGTTGTTTTTTCTTGCTATTGAACATTTGGGTGAACATCCTTTGGCCATTTCCAACCTTGTGCGCGGATTGTATACTTTCTACGGCATTCCGGTGTGGGCATTGGCCTCCACAGTCAATTCAATGACCAGTAACTTGTTAGGACAAGGAAAGCCTGACGATGTGATTCCGCTGATTAAAAAAGTTTCATTCATCAGCATTGGTTTTTCCGTTTTCTTCGGATTGCTCATTAACATTTTTCCGGTAGCCACTTTATCAGTTTATACGAATGATAAAGATTTGATTATTGACAGCATTCCTACTTTAAGAACATTGACTTTTGCTATTGCATTATTCTCATTTTCCATCCTCACCATATTTGCTGTGAGTGGTTCAGGTGCCACGAAGGTCTCACTGCTGATCGAAATTGTTGCCATTGTGTTTTATGTTTCCTACACCATAGTCTCGGCAGTGGTGCTTCATTGGAGCTTGCCTGCTATCTGGCTGGCAGAATCCGTTTACTGGATTGTAACTTTTGTGATGTGCGCGTGGTATTTGAAAAATGGCAGGTGGATGGATAAAAAAATTTAG
- a CDS encoding DUF1572 family protein: protein MLQQYLADQFESALIQLKNEINSYTHKENIWRLKGDIKNSGGTLALHLIGNLRHFIGATLGNTGYVRQRDAEFNDRDVPSSEIMKNIDELTYSVKVIVGNLTQEQLFGEYPLKDGKPAKVTSERLIQLLAHLQYHVGQINYHRRMLDAPVSLSDGIDELEKRG from the coding sequence ATGCTGCAACAGTACCTGGCTGATCAGTTTGAAAGTGCACTGATTCAACTGAAAAATGAAATCAACAGTTATACGCATAAAGAGAATATCTGGAGACTGAAGGGAGATATAAAAAACTCCGGTGGCACACTAGCACTTCACCTGATCGGAAACCTTCGTCATTTTATCGGTGCCACATTAGGAAACACCGGTTATGTGCGACAACGTGATGCTGAATTTAATGATCGTGATGTGCCTTCGTCGGAGATCATGAAAAATATTGACGAACTCACCTACAGCGTGAAAGTGATTGTCGGAAATCTCACACAGGAGCAACTCTTCGGTGAATATCCGTTGAAAGATGGCAAGCCTGCCAAAGTAACTTCTGAACGGTTGATACAATTGCTTGCACACCTGCAATATCATGTGGGTCAGATTAACTATCACAGAAGAATGCTTGACGCGCCTGTTAGCTTGTCGGATGGAATTGATGAGCTTGAAAAAAGGGGCTGA
- a CDS encoding acyl-CoA carboxylase subunit beta, which produces MTKAKFELLEQKIAKAMEGGGAKRIEDQHKKGKLTARERIQLLLDEGSFEEIGMFVMHRSADFGMEKEVYLGDGVVTGYGTVNGRMVYVYSQDFTVFGGSLSETHADKIVRIMEMALKNGVPVVGLNDSGGARIQEGVVSLGGYADIFYLNTKASGVVPQISAIMGPCAGGAVYSPAITDFVLMVENSSYMFVTGPNVVKTVTHEEVSFEELGGAVTHATKSGVTHFTSHNEAACIQKIKNVLSYLPQNCEEIAPMYPYEAANERRPKLNTIIPENPNQPYDMKDVIAAITDEGSFLEVHEQFAENMVVGFGRIGGRSIGIVANQPAVLAGVLDIKASSKGARFVRTCDSFNVPLLVLEDVPGFMPGTDQEWNGIISNGAKLLYAFCEATVPRVTVITRKAYGGAYDVMNSKHIGADMNYAWPTAEIAVMGAKGAAEIIFRKEINGATDKEAKLQEKVDEYAEKFANPYGAASHGYIDEVIRPDETRMKLLRAFSLLENKVDKRPRKKHGNIPL; this is translated from the coding sequence ATGACGAAAGCGAAATTTGAATTGCTTGAACAAAAGATTGCCAAGGCCATGGAAGGTGGCGGAGCGAAACGAATTGAGGATCAGCATAAGAAAGGAAAACTTACCGCGCGGGAACGCATTCAGTTACTGCTTGATGAAGGTTCATTCGAAGAAATAGGAATGTTTGTGATGCACAGATCCGCTGATTTCGGCATGGAGAAGGAAGTCTATCTGGGTGATGGCGTTGTGACCGGTTACGGTACCGTAAATGGCAGAATGGTCTATGTGTATTCTCAGGATTTTACAGTGTTTGGCGGTTCGCTATCTGAAACCCATGCTGATAAAATTGTTCGCATTATGGAGATGGCGCTGAAAAACGGAGTGCCGGTCGTTGGGCTGAACGACAGCGGTGGTGCCCGCATACAGGAAGGTGTGGTTTCACTCGGCGGCTATGCCGATATATTTTATCTGAACACGAAAGCTTCCGGCGTTGTACCGCAAATATCCGCTATCATGGGTCCATGCGCTGGTGGCGCAGTGTATTCACCGGCGATAACTGATTTTGTTTTAATGGTAGAGAATTCTTCTTACATGTTTGTAACAGGTCCGAATGTAGTGAAGACCGTTACACATGAAGAAGTATCCTTTGAAGAATTAGGTGGTGCTGTTACACACGCCACCAAATCAGGTGTTACGCATTTTACGTCGCACAATGAGGCAGCCTGTATTCAGAAAATAAAAAATGTGCTTTCGTACCTGCCGCAAAACTGTGAAGAGATTGCACCCATGTATCCTTATGAAGCTGCCAATGAACGAAGGCCAAAGCTTAATACAATCATACCTGAAAATCCCAATCAACCTTACGATATGAAGGATGTGATTGCCGCGATTACAGATGAGGGTAGTTTTTTGGAAGTGCATGAACAGTTTGCTGAAAACATGGTGGTGGGTTTTGGTAGAATTGGCGGAAGAAGCATTGGCATTGTTGCCAATCAACCTGCGGTTTTGGCAGGCGTACTCGATATCAAAGCTTCTTCAAAAGGCGCAAGGTTTGTTCGCACCTGCGATTCATTCAATGTTCCTTTACTCGTATTGGAAGATGTTCCGGGCTTTATGCCGGGAACCGATCAGGAATGGAATGGTATTATCAGTAATGGTGCGAAGTTATTATATGCATTCTGTGAAGCAACAGTGCCGCGTGTTACTGTTATAACGCGGAAAGCATATGGTGGTGCATATGATGTTATGAATTCCAAACACATTGGTGCCGACATGAATTATGCATGGCCCACTGCAGAAATTGCAGTGATGGGAGCAAAGGGTGCTGCTGAAATTATTTTCAGAAAAGAAATAAATGGCGCCACTGATAAAGAAGCCAAACTGCAGGAGAAGGTTGATGAATACGCTGAAAAATTCGCTAACCCTTATGGAGCCGCATCACATGGATATATTGATGAAGTGATCCGCCCGGATGAAACTCGCATGAAGTTGCTGCGTGCCTTTTCATTGCTTGAAAATAAAGTGGATAAGCGGCCAAGGAAAAAGCATGGAAATATTCCTTTGTAA
- a CDS encoding UbiA family prenyltransferase, giving the protein MPENLNELIRRIINPLIFGNVVISLCALAILLETYILLGMPVYMDGLAFLVFFATLFLYNVHRLLSVSRIPPQDYGTITGLAAKHRFTLFMFSIIGAGGVAFFVFQTSLLIFGILVALGIISSLYELPLVRSTSRFRSLRNLWIHKAFMITTVWTLATAFLPAVNVEWPLVDYNLWLVLAERMLFIFMVALCFDARDIEFDRKEGLKTIPIRYGPAATENLYKVISGLLIFISGIHYFVLAHYYGTGVAMIVSACITYLVISRTRTKQSDFYYLFLVDGMMILQFLLVLLLDSIW; this is encoded by the coding sequence ATGCCTGAAAACCTGAACGAGCTGATTCGGCGGATTATCAATCCTTTAATTTTTGGCAATGTAGTCATCTCATTGTGCGCGCTTGCCATTTTACTGGAAACATACATTTTGCTGGGAATGCCTGTTTACATGGATGGATTGGCCTTCCTCGTTTTTTTTGCAACACTCTTTTTGTACAATGTTCATAGGTTACTAAGTGTCTCTCGTATTCCACCGCAGGATTACGGAACAATAACGGGCCTGGCGGCAAAGCACCGTTTCACATTGTTCATGTTTTCCATTATTGGTGCAGGCGGCGTTGCTTTTTTTGTTTTCCAGACGAGTTTATTGATTTTTGGAATCCTGGTAGCACTTGGAATAATTTCTTCCTTGTACGAATTGCCATTGGTACGTTCCACCAGTCGTTTCAGAAGTCTTCGCAATCTCTGGATTCATAAGGCATTCATGATTACCACTGTGTGGACACTTGCCACTGCTTTTCTTCCGGCGGTAAATGTAGAGTGGCCGCTGGTTGACTACAATTTGTGGTTGGTGCTGGCCGAACGAATGCTGTTCATTTTTATGGTAGCACTTTGTTTTGATGCGCGCGACATTGAATTTGACAGGAAGGAAGGATTGAAGACCATTCCTATCCGTTATGGACCTGCTGCGACTGAAAATCTTTACAAAGTGATCAGCGGGTTGCTCATTTTTATTTCGGGCATCCATTACTTTGTGCTCGCGCATTATTATGGAACCGGTGTTGCCATGATTGTGTCTGCCTGCATTACTTATCTGGTGATTTCAAGAACACGTACAAAGCAATCTGATTTCTATTACCTGTTTTTAGTGGATGGAATGATGATACTGCAGTTTTTGCTGGTGCTGTTACTGGACAGTATTTGGTGA
- a CDS encoding SemiSWEET transporter, which translates to MSSNDTLGLIAGALTSISFLPQVIKTWRTKSAKDLSLVMFGIFSAGATLWLIYGLQVNSLPIISANLLTLFL; encoded by the coding sequence ATGTCTTCAAATGATACACTTGGATTGATTGCGGGCGCACTCACATCCATTTCATTTCTTCCGCAGGTAATTAAAACGTGGCGTACGAAGTCAGCCAAAGATCTCTCATTAGTGATGTTTGGAATTTTTTCTGCCGGTGCAACACTGTGGCTGATTTATGGTTTACAGGTTAACAGCCTTCCGATTATTTCGGCCAATTTACTTACACTGTTTCTCTGA
- a CDS encoding hotdog fold thioesterase, with protein MIWKKTIDIKELNEWHNNSMQQHVGIEFTEAGDDFLKATMPVDYRTKQPMGLLHGGASVVLAESLGSVASVLCIDSTTQTVVGLEINANHIKTARDGFVTGIAKPIHLGRSTQVWEIKIYNEQEKLICISRITNAILERK; from the coding sequence ATGATTTGGAAAAAAACCATCGACATTAAAGAACTGAATGAATGGCACAACAACAGCATGCAACAACATGTAGGCATTGAGTTTACAGAAGCTGGCGACGATTTTCTTAAAGCTACCATGCCGGTTGATTATCGAACCAAACAACCCATGGGACTTTTGCATGGCGGTGCTTCTGTAGTACTGGCTGAATCATTGGGAAGTGTGGCATCTGTATTATGTATCGACTCAACAACACAAACGGTAGTCGGCCTGGAGATCAATGCAAATCACATTAAAACGGCCCGTGATGGTTTTGTGACGGGAATCGCAAAGCCGATTCATTTGGGAAGAAGCACGCAGGTGTGGGAAATAAAAATTTACAATGAGCAGGAAAAACTGATCTGCATCAGCAGAATTACAAATGCCATTCTTGAAAGAAAATAA
- a CDS encoding winged helix-turn-helix transcriptional regulator, with amino-acid sequence MRRDIFQALADPTRRAILTLIALQAMTPNAIAENFNTTRQAISKHLRILTECELVKQKQQGREIYYSLEIHKMKEIDKWLNQFRTLWETRFKQLDNVLSTIKKQKK; translated from the coding sequence ATGAGAAGGGATATTTTCCAGGCATTAGCTGATCCTACAAGGCGGGCGATTCTTACCTTAATTGCATTGCAGGCAATGACACCGAACGCCATTGCAGAAAACTTTAACACTACCCGACAGGCTATTTCTAAACATCTTCGCATACTCACGGAATGCGAGCTGGTAAAACAGAAGCAACAAGGCAGGGAAATTTATTACTCTCTTGAAATTCATAAAATGAAAGAGATTGATAAATGGTTAAACCAATTCAGAACACTTTGGGAAACACGATTCAAGCAACTGGACAATGTATTATCAACCATTAAAAAACAGAAAAAATGA